One region of Quercus lobata isolate SW786 chromosome 2, ValleyOak3.0 Primary Assembly, whole genome shotgun sequence genomic DNA includes:
- the LOC115976852 gene encoding MDIS1-interacting receptor like kinase 2-like, whose product MKNLEELYLNYNDIAGQIPITIGHLIKLRNLSLAWNQISGSIPAEIANCILLQNLTLSHNYLTGTIPFNMSNLYLLVYLDLSYNNLSGFIPRTISHLTDLETLSLNWNQISDSIPIEIADCRSLKHLSLSHNYLTGNIPFLIGYLHFLNAVDLSHNNISGDIPFELGSPPLELLDLSYNNLTGNIPMFSISIKEINLSYNSLQGQIPNGYLNCTPYTFIGNKDLCGDIQGFRPCFRNSPNSFSKIVHQIKIVVPLSFFLVFLLLGFIFLSRRGDKKTKSDSSEPKNGDLFSIWNYDGKIAYEDIIEATKDFDISYCIGTGGYGSVYKV is encoded by the coding sequence ATGAAGAATCTGGAAGAGTTGTACCTCAATTATAATGACATTGCTGGTCAAATCCCTATCACAATTGgtcatttaattaaattgaGAAATTTGTCCCTTGCTTGGAACCAAATTAGTGGCTCCATCCCTGCAGAAATAGCTAATTGCATTTTGTTGCAAAACTTAACTCTAAGCCACAACTACTTAACAGGAACCATTCCCTTTAACATGAGTAAcctttatttgttagtatatttAGATCTCAGCTATAATAACCTTAGTGGTTTCATTCCCCGAACTATCAGTCATTTAACTGATTTGGAAACTCTGTCCCTCAATTGGAATCAAATCAGTGACTCCATCCCCATAGAAATAGCAGATTGCAGGAGCTTGAAACACTTGTCATTAAGCCACAACTATTTAACTGGAAACATTCCCTTTCTCATTGGTTATCTTCATTTCTTAAATGCTGTTGACCTAAGTCATAACAATATCAGCGGAGATATTCCATTTGAACTTGGATCACCACCTTTAGAGCTCTTGGATCTTAGCTACAATAATCTGACTGGAAACATTCCCATGTTTTCTATTTCCATAAAAGAAATAAACCTTTCATACAATTCATTGCAAGGTCAAATCCCAAATGGCTACTTAAATTGTACACCTTACACATTTATCGGCAACAAAGATTTATGTGGCGACATCCAAGGTTTCCGTCCCTGCTTTCGAAATTCTCcaaatagtttctcaaaaattgTCCACCAGATAAAAATTGTTGTTCCCCTCAGCTTTTTCCTTGTGTTTTTACTTCTTGGGTTTATTTTCCTCTCTCGACGTGGGGATAAGAAAACTAAATCGGATTCAAGTGAGCCAAAGAATGGAGACTTATTTTCAATATGGAATTATGATGGAAAAATTGCATATGAAGACATCATCGAAGCAACAAAGGACTTTGACATTAGCTACTGCATCGGGACAGGCGGTTATGGTAGTGTTTACAAAGTATAA
- the LOC115972230 gene encoding MDIS1-interacting receptor like kinase 2-like, protein MERGSLFSVLSNNVEAMEFDWMKRMNVIKSTAHALCYMHHECVPAIVHRDITSNNILLNSELEGFVSDFGMAKFLDPDSSNQTLVAGTYGYLAPELAYTMVVTEKCDVYNFGVVALEILMGRHPGELMTSLSSSQSVMLNDILDQRLPPPNRLVAKDVFLVAAISFACLHTKPKSRPTMKWVSQEFLSHKKPVTNPLHSVSLWQLRNQENYIIGESETQ, encoded by the exons ATGGAAAGGGGAAGCTTGTTTTCTGTCCTAAGCAACAATGTTGAGGCTATGGAATTCGATTGGATGAAGAGGATGAACGTCATCAAAAGTACAGCACATGCCTTATGTTACATGCATCATGAATGTGTTCCGGCAATTGTTCATCGAGATATAACCAGCAACAATATACTATTGAACTCTGAATTGGAGGGTTTTGTCTCTGATTTTGGCATGGCTAAATTTCTTGATCCTGATTCCTCCAATCAAACTTTAGTTGCTGGGACTTATGGTTATCTTGCTCcag AATTGGCCTATACTATGGTGGTGACTGAAAAATGTGATGTTTATAACTTTGGAGTGGTGGCATTAGAAATATTAATGGGAAGACATCCAGGCGAGCTCATGACATCGTTATCATCATCTCAAAGTGTGATGTTAAATGATATATTAGACCAACGTCTCCCACCTCCAAACCGTTTGGTTGCAAAGGATGTTTTTCTTGTTGCTGCAATTTCATTTGCTTGCTTACACACTAAACCAAAGTCTAGGCCGACAATGAAATGGGTGTCCCAAGAATTTCTCTCTCACAAGAAACCAGTAACAAACCCCTTACACTCAGTTTCACTGTGGCAGCTGAGGAAccaagaaaattatataatcGGAGAGAGTGAAACTCAATAA